A portion of the Pithys albifrons albifrons isolate INPA30051 chromosome 1, PitAlb_v1, whole genome shotgun sequence genome contains these proteins:
- the MTNR1B gene encoding melatonin receptor type 1B, with translation MLENGSLRNCCDPGGRGRLGLAEREEAAAGAPRPAWVVPVLSSVLIFTTVVDILGNLLVILSVFKNRKLRNSGNAFVVSLALADLVVALYPYPLVLLAIFHNGWTLGEMHCKASGFVMGLSVIGSIFNITAIAINRYCYICHSFAYDKVYSCWNTMLYVSLVWILTVIATVPNFFVGSLKYDPRIYSCTFVQTASSYYTIAVVVIHFIVPITIVSFCYLRIWVLVLQVRRRVKSETKPRLKPSDFRNFLTMFVVFVIFAFCWAPLNFIGLAVAIDPTEMAPKVPEWLFIISYLMAYFNSCLNAIIYGLLNQNFRNEYKRILMSLWMPRLFFQDTSKGGTDGQKSKPSPALNNNNQMKTDTV, from the exons ATGCTGGAGAACGGCTCCCTGAGGAACTGCTGCGACCCGGGCGGGCGCGGCCGCCTCGGCTTGGCGGAGagggaggaggcggcggcgggagccCCAAGGCCCGCCTGGGTGGTGCCGGTGCTGTCCAGCGTGCTGATCTTCACTACCGTGGTAGACATCCTGGGCAACCTGCTGGTCATCCTCTCCGTCTTCAAGAACCGCAAGCTCCGAAACTCAG gtAATGCATTTGTGGTGAGCCTAGCTTTGGCTGATCTGGTGGTGGCCTTGTATCCATACCCACTGGTGCTCTTAGCTATTTTCCACAATGGATGGACGCTGGGTGAAATGCACTGTAAAGCGAGTGGCTTTGTGATGGGACTAAGTGTAATAGGCTCTATTTTCAACATCACTGCAATTGCAATAAACCGATATTGCTATATATGTCATAGTTTTGCCTATGACAAAGTGTACAGCTGTTGGAACACGATGCTGTATGTCTCCTTAGTGTGGATATTAACAGTAATTGCAACTGTGCCAAATTTTTTTGTTGGCTCTTTAAAGTACGATCCACGTATCTATTCATGCACGTTTGTCCAGACTGCAAGCTCCTACTATACAATAGCTGTTGTGGTAATTCACTTCATTGTCCCTATCACCATTGTGAGCTTCTGCTACCTTCGAATTTGGGTTTTAGTGCTTCAAGTCAGGAGACGAGTCAAGTCAGAAACAAAGCCAAGACTGAAGCCAAGTGACTTCAGAAACTTTCTTACtatgtttgtggtttttgtgaTTTTTGCCTTTTGCTGGGCACCCCTGAACTTCATTGGACTGGCTGTAGCCATTGATCCTACGGAAATGGCACCAAAAGTTCCCGAATGGTTATTCATTATAAGCTACTTAATGGCCTATTTCAACAGCTGCCTTAATGCAATTATATACGGACTTCTTAACCAGAATTTTCGGAATGAATACAAACGAATTTTAATGTCACTGTGGATGCCAAGGCTTTTCTTCCAGGACacatccaaaggagggacagATGGCCAGAAGAGCAAGCCTTCTCCTGCTTTAAACAACAATAACCAAATGAAAACTGATACCGTGTAG